One Brachybacterium aquaticum genomic region harbors:
- a CDS encoding lysophospholipid acyltransferase family protein, with translation MLYEIAKPFVMGVVNLLWRPTLSGHENIPETGPVILASNHQAYSDTVFLPGQVRRSVHFLGKSDIFAGRSPLNRVVAAVMRGLRVMPVDRSGGSASRSAIDAGLEVLARGDVLGIYPEGTRSPDGRLYRGKTGVARFALASGAPIVPVAMLGAHEAQRGRTYFPRRHPRIHAVVGEPIDASEIAARMEGAEEAKVLRAVTDEVMDRIQQLSGQERVDEYAADVKRRLKREAESAG, from the coding sequence CGGCCCACGCTCAGCGGTCACGAGAACATCCCCGAGACAGGCCCGGTGATCCTCGCCTCGAACCATCAGGCCTACTCCGACACCGTGTTCCTGCCCGGGCAGGTGCGCCGCAGCGTGCACTTCCTGGGCAAGTCGGACATCTTCGCCGGGCGCTCGCCGCTGAACCGCGTCGTGGCCGCGGTGATGCGCGGGCTGCGGGTGATGCCGGTGGACCGCAGCGGCGGCAGCGCCTCCCGTTCCGCGATCGATGCCGGGCTCGAGGTCCTCGCCCGCGGGGACGTGCTCGGCATCTACCCCGAGGGGACCCGCAGCCCGGACGGGCGCCTGTACCGCGGCAAGACGGGCGTGGCCCGCTTCGCCCTCGCCTCCGGTGCCCCGATCGTGCCGGTCGCGATGCTCGGCGCCCACGAGGCCCAGCGGGGCCGGACGTACTTCCCCCGCCGCCACCCCCGCATCCACGCGGTGGTCGGGGAGCCGATCGACGCCTCAGAGATCGCCGCCCGGATGGAGGGCGCCGAGGAGGCGAAGGTGCTGCGCGCGGTGACCGACGAGGTCATGGACCGCATCCAGCAGCTCTCCGGGCAGGAGCGCGTGGATGAGTACGCCGCCGACGTGAAGCGCCGGCTGAAGCGAGAGGCGGAGTCGGCGGGCTGA